One window of the Candidatus Methylomirabilota bacterium genome contains the following:
- a CDS encoding ubiquinone/menaquinone biosynthesis methyltransferase: MTETLHGTEKARFVSAMFSRIARRYDLMNGLMTLGMHHAWRRFAARQTIASPEGPALDLATGTGDLALDLAEVHPHRVVVAADFALGMLAVAREKMRGIEEARRVRLMAADALALPFETRTFACVTSAFLLRNLADLEQGLREMKRVSRPGGRVVALEITQMRAPGFAPLFRLYFHHVVPWVGQLVGGDREAYTYLPQSVDRFVTPTELSAVMEKVGLRGVRYRRLGLGTVTVHVGIA; this comes from the coding sequence GTGACCGAGACCCTGCACGGCACCGAGAAGGCCCGCTTCGTCAGCGCGATGTTCTCGCGCATCGCGCGGCGCTACGACCTGATGAACGGGCTCATGACGCTCGGCATGCACCACGCCTGGCGGCGGTTCGCGGCCCGCCAGACCATCGCCTCGCCCGAGGGCCCCGCGCTCGATCTGGCCACCGGGACCGGCGACCTGGCCCTCGACCTGGCCGAGGTGCATCCCCATCGCGTGGTCGTCGCGGCCGACTTCGCCCTCGGCATGCTCGCGGTCGCGCGCGAGAAGATGCGCGGGATCGAGGAAGCTCGGCGCGTGCGCCTGATGGCCGCCGACGCCCTCGCCCTGCCCTTCGAGACCCGCACGTTCGCGTGCGTGACCAGCGCCTTCCTGCTGCGCAACCTGGCCGATCTCGAGCAAGGCCTGCGTGAGATGAAGCGCGTGAGCCGGCCGGGCGGGCGGGTCGTCGCGCTGGAGATCACCCAGATGCGCGCCCCCGGCTTTGCCCCGCTCTTCCGCCTCTACTTCCACCACGTGGTGCCGTGGGTGGGTCAGCTGGTCGGCGGCGACCGCGAGGCCTACACCTACCTGCCGCAATCGGTGGACCGGTTCGTGACGCCCACGGAGCTGTCGGCGGTCATGGAAAAGGTCGGCCTGCGTGGGGTGCGCTATCGCCGACTCGGGCTCGGTACCGTCACCGTCCACGTCGGCATCGCCTGA